GAACGGAAGGATGCGCCGGTGCTTGCGGCCTACGACGTCGGCTCGTACGAGCGCGCGAGTCAGTACGGGATCGTCGATATCGAGGGCGATCGGGTGGTCGGCTTCCAGGAGAAACCCGACGAACCCGAGAGCACCCTCGCCTCGATCGCCTGTTACGGCTTTCCGGCCCGGACCCTCCCGCAACTGGGCGAGTACCTCGAAGACGGTAACAACCCCGACGAGCCGGGCTGGTTTATCCAGTGGCTCGTCGATCAGGGCGAAGTCTACGCCTTTACCTTCGACGAGGCGTGGTACGACATCGGCACGCCCGAGAGCTATCTCGAGGCCGTCTCGTGGTTTCTCGACGGCGATTCGCACGTCCATCCCGACGCGACCGTCGAGGACTGCGAGATCGGCGAGAACGTCCACATCATGGCCGGCGCGCACCTCGAAGGCGTGACCGCCGTAAACTCGGTGGTCTTCCCCGACGTGACCGCCAGGAACTGTGAACTGCGGGGGACGATCATCGACGAGGGGACCCACGTCGAGGAGATCAACCTCGCGGGCGCGCTCATCGGGGCCCACACCCGGATCAACGGCGAAGAGCAGTGACTACTCGCCAAGCCAGGCGTCGGTGACCTGTAGCTTCCCGCGAGTGCCGTCCCACTCGACGGCGTACTCGAGTTCGATCGGACGATCCATATGCGGGCCGTCGGTCACGAGCGTCTCGAACTCCCCGCCCTCGCCAAGCACGTGGACGCCGTAGCGCTCGTTGAGGGCGATCAACTCCTCGAGGGCTGCCCGGTCGAGACTGCGGCCGAGCCATGACTCGTCGAGGCCGGCCGCGGCGACCTGCACGATCTGTATCTCGAAACCCGCCGCGAGCATTGCCTCGGCGAGCGCGACG
The DNA window shown above is from Halalkalicoccus jeotgali B3 and carries:
- a CDS encoding sugar phosphate nucleotidyltransferase; the encoded protein is MDAIVLAGGYATRLWPITKHRPKMFLPVGGETVIDQVFAGLEADERIEDVYVSTNERFAEDFEEHIAASRFEKPRVSVEDTSAEDEKFGVVGALAQLIEREGLAEDTLVIAGDNLISFDVSDFIDFFERKDAPVLAAYDVGSYERASQYGIVDIEGDRVVGFQEKPDEPESTLASIACYGFPARTLPQLGEYLEDGNNPDEPGWFIQWLVDQGEVYAFTFDEAWYDIGTPESYLEAVSWFLDGDSHVHPDATVEDCEIGENVHIMAGAHLEGVTAVNSVVFPDVTARNCELRGTIIDEGTHVEEINLAGALIGAHTRINGEEQ